The following proteins are encoded in a genomic region of Syntrophotaleaceae bacterium:
- a CDS encoding 3-hydroxyacyl-CoA dehydrogenase NAD-binding domain-containing protein has product MARIYKTAVIGAGVMGAAIAAHLANAGLDVLLLDRIPDTLTDEERQKGLTPEDPAVRNRRARIGVERALAARPAAFFTPDKANRIRTGNLEDDLDQLAHCDWVIEAIIEDPAAKKELFRHLAPHLSTAAILSTNTSGLSVTALAEELPEDLRRRFLGTHFFNPPRYLPLLELIPTAATDSLLVEKLTAFARRKLGKEIVVGKDSPNFVANRIGVYALFNAMQHMQDLGLSFAEVDAICGPVTGRPKSAIFRTADIVGLDTLVKVARHSWQMLPDDEEREIFHIPPFLQEMVEKGLLGDKTGGGFYRRDKDGGIEVYDSGDGNYRLLEKPGFASLLNVRKIADLGQRVAALIREGDSAARFAWRHLRDILLYAVRRVPEIAERFEDVDRAMSAGYNWELGPFAMLDAIGVKEFVRRVDGDGLEVPAILREIAAFYKIEDGRPCVWDPVVGDYRPIPSADGEIRLVPVKAGGGVVEAIAGASLLDLGDGVFCLEFHGKKNTIGPELLDLTRRAVKRAEADGLALVIGNQGELFSAGANLALLGDAMDRRDFAAIDGMIAAFQQATLSLKYARVPVIAAPFQLTLGGGCEYVLHAAAVTAHAETYMGLVEVGVGLIPAAGGTKELALRALTLAESCGIDPLPLLLRAFENIGMAKVSRSADELFDLGYLRPGDQVCMNRSLLLGDAKRQALALAASFRPLLAKDVKAPGPSAAATMKNRLWNLRTGNFISDYDAYIGGLIADVLCGGGVAAGTPITEDDLLQLERENFLKLCGEERTRQRIGHMLATGKPLRN; this is encoded by the coding sequence ATGGCCAGAATTTACAAAACCGCCGTCATCGGCGCCGGCGTCATGGGCGCCGCCATCGCCGCCCACCTCGCCAACGCCGGCCTCGACGTCCTCCTCCTCGACCGTATCCCCGACACCCTGACCGACGAAGAGCGGCAGAAGGGCCTCACCCCGGAAGACCCGGCCGTTCGCAACCGGCGGGCCAGGATCGGCGTCGAACGCGCCCTCGCCGCCCGACCTGCCGCCTTCTTTACCCCTGACAAGGCCAACCGGATCCGAACTGGCAACCTTGAGGACGATCTCGACCAGCTGGCCCACTGCGACTGGGTCATTGAAGCGATCATCGAAGATCCCGCGGCCAAGAAAGAACTTTTCCGCCACCTGGCGCCCCATCTTTCCACAGCAGCCATCCTCTCCACCAACACCAGCGGCTTGTCTGTGACGGCCCTGGCCGAAGAGCTGCCGGAAGACCTGCGCCGCCGCTTTCTCGGCACCCATTTCTTCAATCCTCCCCGCTATCTGCCCCTGCTCGAATTGATCCCGACGGCCGCCACCGATTCTCTCCTGGTGGAGAAACTGACCGCCTTCGCCCGCCGCAAACTGGGCAAGGAGATTGTGGTGGGCAAAGACAGCCCCAATTTCGTCGCCAACCGCATCGGCGTCTACGCCCTGTTCAACGCCATGCAGCATATGCAGGATCTCGGCCTGTCCTTCGCCGAGGTGGACGCCATCTGCGGCCCGGTCACCGGCCGGCCCAAAAGCGCCATCTTCCGCACCGCGGATATCGTTGGCCTCGACACCCTGGTGAAGGTCGCCCGCCATTCCTGGCAGATGCTGCCGGACGACGAGGAACGGGAAATTTTTCATATCCCGCCCTTCTTGCAAGAAATGGTCGAAAAAGGACTGCTGGGAGACAAGACCGGCGGCGGCTTCTATCGGCGGGACAAGGATGGCGGGATCGAGGTTTACGATTCCGGGGACGGTAACTATCGACTTCTCGAAAAGCCGGGTTTCGCCAGCTTGCTGAATGTCAGGAAGATCGCCGATCTCGGCCAGCGGGTGGCGGCGCTGATCAGGGAGGGCGACTCCGCCGCCCGCTTCGCCTGGCGCCACCTGCGGGATATTTTGCTCTACGCCGTGCGACGGGTGCCGGAAATTGCCGAGCGTTTCGAGGACGTGGATCGGGCCATGAGCGCCGGCTACAACTGGGAGCTCGGACCTTTTGCCATGCTGGATGCGATCGGCGTAAAGGAGTTCGTCCGGCGGGTGGACGGGGATGGGCTGGAGGTCCCGGCCATCCTTCGAGAGATAGCGGCCTTTTACAAAATCGAGGACGGCAGGCCGTGCGTGTGGGACCCGGTGGTCGGGGACTATCGACCGATACCGTCGGCCGACGGCGAAATCCGTCTGGTGCCGGTCAAAGCCGGTGGAGGGGTGGTCGAAGCCATTGCCGGCGCCTCCCTGCTCGACCTGGGAGACGGTGTTTTCTGCCTGGAGTTCCACGGCAAGAAGAACACCATCGGCCCGGAACTCCTCGACCTGACACGCCGGGCGGTCAAGCGGGCCGAAGCGGACGGTTTGGCGCTGGTGATCGGCAACCAGGGAGAGCTCTTTTCCGCGGGGGCCAACCTGGCCCTCCTGGGCGACGCCATGGATCGCAGGGATTTCGCAGCGATCGATGGGATGATCGCGGCTTTCCAGCAAGCGACCTTGTCCCTCAAATACGCCCGGGTTCCGGTGATCGCCGCCCCCTTCCAGCTCACTCTGGGCGGCGGCTGCGAATATGTGCTGCACGCCGCGGCCGTCACTGCCCATGCCGAAACCTACATGGGACTGGTGGAGGTCGGCGTGGGACTGATCCCCGCCGCCGGCGGCACCAAGGAATTGGCCCTGCGCGCCCTGACCTTGGCCGAAAGCTGTGGGATCGATCCGCTGCCTTTGCTGCTTCGGGCCTTTGAGAATATCGGCATGGCCAAGGTCTCCCGCTCGGCGGATGAGCTCTTCGATCTCGGCTATCTGCGCCCCGGCGACCAGGTTTGCATGAACCGCTCGCTGCTCCTGGGCGACGCCAAACGGCAGGCTCTGGCTCTGGCGGCCTCCTTCCGCCCCCTGCTGGCAAAAGACGTGAAGGCGCCCGGCCCGAGCGCCGCGGCCACCATGAAAAACCGCCTCTGGAACCTGCGCACGGGCAACTTCATCAGCGACTACGACGCGTATATCGGCGGCCTGATCGCCGATGTCCTGTGCGGAGGGGGGGTGGCGGCGGGAACCCCGATCACCGAGGACGATCTGCTGCAACTGGAGCGGGAGAACTTCCTGAAGCTCTGCGGGGAAGAGCGCACCCGCCAGCGGATCGGGCACATGCTGGCTACGGGGAAGCCGCTGCGGAATTGA
- a CDS encoding acetyl-CoA C-acyltransferase, which produces MKTAYILSAIRTPGGKAPRGQLCIIRPDDLAATAIRGVLTRTAIDPARVDDVILGCAFPEGEQGMNVARIAALRAGLPVTVPAMTINRFCSSGLQAIALAAERIMAGSAECIIAGGTESMSMVPMGGHKYSVNPALMADWPETYAAMGITAELVVERNRISREDQDAFACASHHKAARARAEGLFQEEIVPVEVTGCRLVEGRRENFSLTAAEDEGIRPDTSPEVLSRLKPVFKKGGTVTAGNASQMTDGAAAALVVSEAFLKRTGLSPQARFATFAVRGLAPEIMGLGPVEAVPAALAQAGLRQQEIGLVELNEAFAGQALAVIRALDLDQNLVNVNGGAIALGHPLGCTGAKLTATLLAEMSRRQTRYGLVTMCIGGGMGAAGVFERA; this is translated from the coding sequence ATGAAAACAGCCTACATTCTCAGCGCCATCCGCACTCCCGGCGGCAAGGCCCCCCGCGGACAGCTTTGCATCATCCGCCCGGACGATCTTGCGGCGACGGCCATCCGGGGTGTTCTGACCCGCACGGCCATTGATCCCGCTCGGGTGGACGACGTCATCCTCGGCTGCGCCTTTCCCGAGGGGGAGCAGGGGATGAACGTGGCCCGCATCGCCGCCCTGCGGGCCGGACTGCCGGTCACGGTGCCGGCCATGACCATCAACCGCTTCTGCTCTTCGGGGTTGCAGGCCATCGCCCTGGCGGCGGAGAGGATCATGGCCGGATCGGCCGAATGCATCATCGCCGGCGGCACCGAATCGATGTCGATGGTGCCCATGGGCGGCCATAAGTACAGCGTCAACCCGGCGCTGATGGCCGACTGGCCGGAAACCTACGCCGCCATGGGCATCACCGCCGAACTGGTGGTGGAAAGAAACCGGATCTCCCGGGAGGACCAGGATGCCTTTGCCTGCGCCAGCCATCACAAGGCCGCCCGGGCCAGGGCAGAGGGACTGTTCCAGGAGGAGATCGTGCCGGTGGAGGTGACCGGGTGCCGGTTGGTCGAGGGGCGCAGGGAAAACTTTTCCCTGACCGCAGCGGAAGATGAAGGGATCCGTCCCGATACCAGTCCGGAGGTTTTGTCCCGGCTGAAACCGGTGTTCAAAAAGGGCGGGACCGTGACGGCGGGCAACGCCTCGCAGATGACCGATGGCGCCGCCGCCGCTCTGGTCGTTTCAGAAGCCTTCCTGAAAAGGACCGGGCTATCGCCCCAGGCCCGGTTTGCCACCTTCGCGGTGCGGGGTCTGGCCCCCGAAATCATGGGGCTCGGTCCCGTGGAAGCCGTCCCCGCCGCCCTGGCTCAGGCCGGTCTGCGGCAGCAGGAGATCGGCCTGGTCGAACTCAACGAAGCTTTTGCCGGCCAGGCCCTGGCGGTCATTCGGGCCCTTGACCTCGACCAGAACCTGGTCAATGTCAATGGCGGGGCCATCGCCCTGGGACACCCTCTGGGCTGCACCGGAGCCAAACTGACCGCCACCCTGCTGGCCGAAATGAGCCGGCGCCAAACCCGATACGGGCTGGTGACCATGTGCATCGGCGGGGGCATGGGGGCCGCCGGGGTTTTCGAAAGAGCTTGA
- a CDS encoding long-chain fatty acid--CoA ligase, with amino-acid sequence MSDDLILKTETLPRAILKLSQKDPDRPALRFKAQGHYLDIPWKLMVHEIRRYAAALLAKGIEQGDRVAIMAPNCPRWVYADLGIMAAGGVTVPVYQTEGMENILHILRDSGSRFLFLYSSLVAQDLAQHLGELPDLEMVILLEGRGENPAFIEIESFLNHARESHSREVDKSLEKVQGSDIATLVYTSGTTGPPKGVILTHDNILASIRAAVTAFDIGPGDVCLSFLPLSHVFERVDGYYLMLFQRAVIAYAESIDTVPLNLTEVRPTVVIGVPRLFEKMFSRIMEQVLSGSWLKKQVFFGALRIGRAHAQAVQREEPQGALFQGALSLAKKAVFERLRERLGGRVRFFISGGAPLMTKVAEFFLAAGIPIYEGYGLTESASGIAVNTVENLRIGSVGKALPETSIRIAEDGEILLSGPTIFQGYWNSPEQTEEVLQDGWFRTGDIGELDENGFLTITDRKKDLIVTAGGKKVPPQNLENLFKSDPLLSNALVYGDGKPYLIALLVPNFEKLEKFARQNRIDFLNHCDLVNHPRVLELVRQHVDTLQRDLPSFSRIKRFVLISRDFSGEGNEVTPTLKLKRQVIARNFNRVLEGMYLAEDHGIHDSGFCILEDSEEEQQSKCA; translated from the coding sequence ATGAGTGACGACCTGATCCTGAAAACGGAAACCCTTCCGCGAGCCATTCTGAAACTGTCTCAGAAGGACCCCGACCGCCCCGCACTGCGTTTCAAGGCGCAGGGCCATTATCTGGACATTCCCTGGAAGCTGATGGTCCACGAGATCCGCCGCTATGCCGCAGCCCTGCTGGCCAAAGGCATTGAACAGGGGGACCGGGTGGCGATCATGGCACCCAACTGCCCCCGCTGGGTCTATGCCGATCTGGGCATCATGGCGGCCGGTGGCGTGACCGTCCCCGTCTATCAGACGGAAGGGATGGAAAACATCCTGCATATCCTGCGCGATTCGGGCAGCCGCTTCCTGTTCCTCTACTCCTCTCTGGTCGCCCAGGACCTGGCGCAACACCTCGGGGAACTGCCTGATCTGGAGATGGTGATCCTGCTGGAGGGCAGAGGGGAGAATCCGGCGTTTATCGAGATCGAGTCCTTCCTGAATCATGCCCGGGAAAGCCACTCCAGGGAGGTCGACAAGTCGCTGGAAAAGGTACAGGGCTCCGACATCGCCACCCTCGTCTATACCTCGGGAACCACCGGACCGCCCAAGGGGGTGATTCTGACTCATGACAACATCCTCGCCTCGATCCGGGCGGCGGTGACGGCTTTCGATATCGGTCCCGGAGACGTCTGCCTCTCCTTTTTGCCCCTTTCCCACGTCTTCGAACGGGTCGACGGCTACTACCTGATGCTTTTCCAACGGGCGGTCATTGCATACGCCGAAAGCATCGACACGGTTCCCCTCAATCTGACCGAAGTCCGCCCGACGGTGGTGATCGGGGTGCCGCGGCTGTTCGAAAAAATGTTTTCCCGCATCATGGAGCAGGTCCTGTCCGGGTCCTGGTTGAAAAAGCAGGTGTTTTTCGGCGCCTTGAGGATCGGCCGAGCCCATGCCCAGGCCGTGCAGAGGGAGGAGCCTCAGGGGGCTCTGTTTCAGGGGGCCCTGAGCCTCGCCAAAAAGGCCGTATTTGAGAGGCTGCGCGAACGGCTTGGGGGCCGGGTGCGGTTTTTCATTTCGGGAGGAGCTCCCCTGATGACCAAGGTCGCCGAATTTTTCCTGGCCGCCGGGATCCCCATTTACGAAGGGTATGGCCTCACCGAAAGCGCCTCCGGCATTGCCGTCAATACCGTTGAAAACCTGCGGATCGGGTCGGTGGGAAAAGCGCTGCCGGAAACCAGCATTCGCATCGCCGAGGATGGAGAAATTCTGCTCAGCGGGCCGACCATCTTCCAGGGTTACTGGAACAGTCCCGAACAGACCGAGGAAGTGCTGCAGGACGGCTGGTTCAGAACCGGAGACATCGGAGAGCTGGATGAAAACGGCTTCCTGACCATTACCGACCGTAAAAAGGACCTCATCGTCACCGCCGGCGGCAAAAAGGTGCCCCCCCAGAACCTGGAAAACCTCTTCAAGAGCGACCCGCTCCTCTCCAACGCTTTGGTTTACGGTGACGGAAAACCCTACTTGATTGCCCTGCTGGTGCCGAACTTCGAAAAACTGGAAAAATTCGCCCGCCAGAACCGGATCGACTTTCTCAATCATTGCGATCTGGTCAACCATCCCCGGGTACTCGAACTGGTACGGCAGCATGTCGACACTCTGCAGCGCGACCTGCCCTCCTTCAGCCGGATCAAGCGGTTCGTGCTGATCTCCCGGGATTTTTCCGGCGAGGGCAACGAAGTCACCCCCACCCTGAAACTCAAACGTCAGGTTATTGCCCGAAACTTCAACCGAGTTCTCGAAGGGATGTATCTCGCCGAGGATCACGGCATCCATGACAGCGGCTTCTGCATTCTGGAGGATTCGGAGGAGGAACAGCAGAGCAAGTGCGCCTGA
- a CDS encoding sodium:alanine symporter family protein: MQSLLDSLSGLVWGPVTIFLLVGTGLLMTLLVGFVQLRRFGYAWQLISGRFDNPEDQGEITHFQALSAALSATIGTGNIAGVGTAVALGGPGAIFWMWVTAFFGMALKYAECLLSLHFRTIHEDGSVSAGPMYYLEKGLGQKWLGVLFAFFAVIASFGIGNMVQANSVAEPVQVYFGVPKLVTGLVIGSLVFAVIVGGIRRIGQVASKLVPFMCVFYVAGALWVLFANWQGIPGAFAVIFRDAFSGSAAAGGFAGAALAQAIRFGVARGVFSNEAGLGSAPIAHGAAQTREPVREGLVAMLGPFIDTIVICSMTGLVIILTNAYESGLTGAELTASAFQAGLPGPGGYIVAFGIIFFAFSTAISWSYYGDRSIEYLLGARLILPYRVLFCLLLPVGAAIPLNLVWTISDIFNALMAWPNLVGLLCLSPLVIRMTREYFKDPGRVNPFGEDGTRTAPAEKS; this comes from the coding sequence ATGCAAAGCCTGCTTGATTCCCTGAGCGGCCTGGTCTGGGGACCGGTCACCATTTTCCTGCTGGTCGGTACCGGCCTGCTTATGACCCTGCTGGTCGGATTCGTTCAGCTGCGCCGCTTCGGCTATGCCTGGCAGTTGATCAGCGGACGTTTCGACAACCCCGAAGACCAGGGGGAAATCACTCATTTCCAGGCCCTGAGCGCTGCTCTTTCGGCCACCATCGGTACCGGAAATATCGCCGGGGTGGGCACTGCCGTCGCCTTGGGGGGGCCGGGAGCCATCTTCTGGATGTGGGTTACGGCCTTTTTTGGCATGGCGCTGAAATATGCCGAATGTTTGCTGTCTCTGCATTTTCGCACAATCCATGAGGATGGTTCGGTAAGTGCCGGGCCGATGTACTATCTGGAGAAAGGGCTGGGGCAGAAATGGCTGGGGGTTCTGTTCGCCTTTTTCGCCGTGATCGCTTCCTTCGGCATCGGCAACATGGTTCAGGCCAATTCGGTGGCCGAGCCGGTGCAGGTCTATTTCGGCGTTCCCAAACTGGTGACCGGACTGGTGATCGGCTCCCTGGTTTTTGCGGTCATCGTCGGTGGTATCCGGCGTATCGGCCAGGTGGCCAGCAAACTGGTGCCCTTCATGTGCGTTTTTTACGTGGCCGGGGCCCTGTGGGTCCTGTTCGCCAATTGGCAGGGGATTCCGGGAGCGTTCGCGGTGATTTTTCGTGATGCCTTCAGCGGCAGCGCTGCGGCGGGCGGCTTTGCCGGGGCCGCGCTGGCCCAGGCGATCCGTTTCGGTGTGGCGCGGGGCGTCTTCTCCAACGAGGCCGGACTCGGCAGCGCCCCGATCGCCCATGGCGCGGCCCAGACCCGGGAACCGGTGCGGGAGGGACTGGTGGCCATGCTCGGGCCTTTTATCGATACCATCGTCATCTGCTCCATGACCGGCCTGGTGATCATCCTTACCAACGCGTACGAGAGCGGGCTGACCGGCGCCGAACTGACCGCCAGCGCCTTCCAGGCCGGACTGCCCGGGCCCGGGGGCTACATCGTGGCCTTCGGCATCATCTTTTTCGCCTTTTCCACCGCCATAAGCTGGTCCTATTACGGCGATCGTTCCATCGAATACCTGCTGGGCGCAAGACTGATCCTGCCCTACCGTGTGCTTTTCTGTCTGCTGTTGCCCGTTGGCGCCGCGATCCCCCTTAACCTGGTTTGGACCATTTCCGATATTTTCAATGCCTTGATGGCCTGGCCCAACCTGGTCGGCCTCCTCTGCCTCAGTCCGCTGGTGATCCGTATGACCCGCGAATATTTCAAGGATCCGGGCCGGGTGAATCCCTTCGGGGAAGACGGGACTCGTACCGCCCCTGCCGAAAAGAGTTAA
- a CDS encoding EAL domain-containing protein produces the protein MKKEEKLLQALIEISRELLTITDLEQLLERILRVAREVFQFDNAIIRLVSQDGLRLIPAASYGYTREALKQEILVGCGIMGKVAAQARPILVPDVTQSADYLYGIPGARSELAVPLIVEDQVVGVFNVESPVPHAFDETDLESLMTVARHASIAIKNANLYENLRLVSGRFRKLHDFSRHVLDSVNLGIFTLDSDLRITSWNCKMTGWFEMEEAEARGSHLFDLLPELAGTDFHFRLRRVLEQNEPEKCQVVRKSAEESRRHFELHLSALAEAGDSSGAVILLEDITPRIRAERLLLENEKRLNHLAFHDSLTNLPNRLLFHDRLARAMKAACRKKQQVGLLFLDLDRFKNINDSLGHQTGDELLRKVALRLRGCLRSHDTIARLGGDEFVIIVQDLVDHCDLAAIAQKILAQLAKAIRINDDVLFPTASIGIALYPDDGQDVEELMKSADVALYRAKEQGRNTYQFYERAMNARSHELLRLESHLRHALEEQQLVLHYQPQLDLKTGETVGFEALLRWKHPLKGMIAPSDFIPMAEETGLIVPIGEWVLDQACSQAQLWRSRGFDKLRVSVNISPRQFKQPGFVQAVDRILFRTGLDPRFLELEITENILVDNIQEAAGVLQQLRTMGLSLAVDDFGTGFSSLRYLQQLPLDRLKIDQSFVKGITIAAEGTSLAAGIIALAENLNLGVVAEGIENRVQLDFLRQRQCDQGQGFLFARPLTTEEATAYLHRPLTPPFPSSDTDFEDKLHKVR, from the coding sequence ATGAAAAAAGAGGAAAAACTGCTGCAGGCCTTGATCGAGATCAGCAGAGAGCTGCTGACCATCACCGATCTCGAACAACTGCTGGAAAGAATCCTGCGGGTGGCCCGCGAGGTTTTTCAGTTCGACAACGCCATCATCAGACTTGTGTCCCAGGACGGGCTGCGTTTGATCCCGGCGGCCTCCTATGGCTACACCAGGGAAGCCCTTAAGCAGGAGATCCTCGTCGGGTGCGGCATCATGGGCAAGGTTGCAGCGCAGGCCAGACCGATCCTGGTTCCTGACGTTACCCAGTCGGCCGACTACCTCTACGGCATTCCGGGCGCCCGCAGCGAGCTGGCCGTGCCCCTTATCGTCGAGGACCAAGTGGTGGGCGTGTTCAATGTTGAGAGCCCCGTCCCCCACGCCTTCGATGAAACCGATCTCGAATCCCTGATGACCGTGGCAAGGCATGCCTCCATAGCCATCAAAAATGCCAACCTCTATGAAAACCTCCGCCTCGTCAGCGGCCGCTTCCGAAAACTCCATGACTTCAGCCGGCATGTGCTCGACAGCGTCAATCTGGGCATCTTCACCCTCGATTCCGATCTGCGGATCACCTCCTGGAACTGCAAAATGACCGGCTGGTTTGAAATGGAGGAAGCCGAGGCGCGCGGCAGTCATCTGTTCGATCTTCTTCCCGAACTGGCAGGAACCGATTTTCATTTCCGTTTGCGTCGGGTCCTGGAGCAAAACGAACCGGAAAAGTGTCAGGTGGTCCGGAAATCGGCTGAAGAATCCCGCCGGCATTTCGAGCTTCATCTCAGCGCGCTGGCGGAAGCCGGGGATTCTTCAGGGGCAGTTATTCTGCTCGAAGACATCACCCCGCGGATCCGGGCGGAGAGGCTGTTGCTGGAAAACGAAAAGCGTCTCAACCATCTCGCCTTTCATGACAGCCTGACCAACCTGCCCAACAGGCTGCTGTTTCATGACCGGCTGGCCCGGGCCATGAAGGCGGCCTGCAGGAAAAAGCAGCAAGTGGGGCTGCTTTTTCTCGACCTCGACCGCTTCAAGAACATCAACGATTCCCTGGGTCATCAGACGGGAGACGAACTGCTCCGGAAAGTGGCGCTGCGACTCAGGGGCTGCCTTCGCAGCCACGATACCATTGCCCGCCTCGGCGGAGACGAATTCGTGATCATCGTCCAGGACCTGGTCGATCACTGTGATCTTGCCGCCATCGCCCAGAAAATTCTGGCCCAGCTGGCAAAAGCCATCCGGATCAACGACGATGTCCTGTTTCCCACCGCCAGTATCGGCATCGCCCTCTATCCGGACGACGGACAGGATGTCGAGGAATTGATGAAAAGCGCGGACGTGGCGCTCTACCGGGCCAAGGAGCAGGGACGAAACACCTATCAGTTTTACGAAAGGGCGATGAATGCCCGGTCCCATGAACTCCTGCGACTGGAAAGCCATCTGCGCCATGCCCTCGAGGAGCAGCAGCTGGTCCTCCACTATCAACCCCAGCTCGATCTGAAGACCGGTGAAACCGTCGGATTCGAAGCCCTGCTGCGGTGGAAACATCCCCTCAAGGGGATGATCGCTCCATCCGACTTCATTCCCATGGCGGAGGAGACGGGGTTGATCGTGCCGATCGGGGAATGGGTTCTGGACCAGGCCTGCTCCCAGGCCCAGCTCTGGCGGTCCAGGGGGTTCGACAAACTGCGGGTATCGGTCAACATCTCCCCCCGCCAGTTCAAGCAGCCCGGATTCGTTCAGGCGGTGGACCGGATCCTTTTTCGGACCGGACTCGACCCGCGCTTCCTGGAGCTGGAAATCACCGAAAACATCTTGGTGGACAATATTCAGGAAGCCGCCGGCGTGCTTCAGCAACTCAGGACCATGGGCCTGTCGCTGGCGGTGGACGATTTTGGTACCGGATTCTCCTCCTTGCGCTACCTTCAGCAACTCCCTCTCGACAGGTTGAAAATCGACCAATCCTTTGTCAAGGGCATCACCATCGCTGCCGAGGGAACCTCCCTGGCGGCCGGCATCATTGCTCTTGCCGAAAACCTGAATCTGGGGGTGGTGGCCGAAGGGATCGAAAACAGGGTGCAACTCGATTTTCTCCGACAAAGGCAGTGCGATCAGGGCCAAGGGTTTCTCTTTGCTCGCCCACTCACCACCGAGGAAGCCACCGCATATCTTCATCGGCCTTTAACACCTCCCTTTCCATCCTCCGATACCGATTTTGAAGACAAGCTGCATAAGGTTCGATGA
- the nifU gene encoding Fe-S cluster assembly protein NifU encodes MWDYTDKVKDHFLNPRNVGEVDNPDGIGEVGSLACGDALRLTFKLDVNKRIKEIKFKTFGCASAIASSSALTEIAKGKTLEEAEKISNQDLAEFLGGLPEEKMHCSVMGKEALEAAIANYRGETQTKEEFEIVCKCFGITDREIERVARENKLTSIEQVTDYTKAGGGCQMCHPKIEAILQKLGNAAPAEPVEQRLPAGKKLSNLQKIRLIQETLEREILPPIRSDGGDLELVDIDGSKVYVALRGTCSFCPQSSFTLKHFVEAKLREFVAPEIEVEEVK; translated from the coding sequence ATGTGGGATTATACGGACAAAGTCAAGGATCATTTTCTCAACCCCCGCAATGTGGGGGAGGTCGATAACCCGGACGGCATCGGCGAGGTCGGTTCTCTGGCCTGCGGCGACGCCCTGCGCCTGACCTTCAAGCTCGATGTCAACAAACGGATCAAAGAGATAAAGTTCAAGACCTTCGGCTGTGCCAGCGCCATCGCCAGCTCCTCGGCCCTGACCGAAATCGCCAAGGGCAAGACCCTGGAGGAGGCGGAAAAGATCAGCAACCAGGATCTGGCCGAATTTCTCGGCGGACTGCCTGAAGAGAAGATGCACTGCTCGGTCATGGGCAAGGAGGCCCTGGAGGCGGCGATCGCCAACTATCGGGGGGAAACCCAGACCAAAGAGGAGTTCGAGATTGTCTGCAAATGCTTCGGTATTACCGACCGGGAGATCGAGCGGGTGGCCCGGGAAAACAAGCTGACCAGCATCGAGCAGGTGACGGATTACACCAAGGCCGGCGGCGGATGCCAGATGTGTCATCCGAAAATCGAGGCCATCCTGCAGAAATTGGGCAACGCCGCTCCCGCAGAACCGGTCGAGCAGCGTCTTCCGGCGGGGAAAAAACTCTCCAACCTCCAGAAGATAAGGCTGATCCAGGAAACCCTGGAAAGGGAGATTCTGCCTCCGATCCGCTCCGATGGCGGCGATCTCGAACTGGTCGACATCGACGGCAGCAAGGTCTATGTCGCCCTGCGGGGGACCTGCTCCTTCTGCCCCCAGTCCAGCTTTACGCTCAAGCACTTCGTTGAGGCGAAGCTGCGGGAATTCGTCGCCCCGGAAATCGAGGTCGAGGAGGTGAAATGA